The following proteins are encoded in a genomic region of Odontesthes bonariensis isolate fOdoBon6 chromosome 19, fOdoBon6.hap1, whole genome shotgun sequence:
- the mad2l1 gene encoding mitotic spindle assembly checkpoint protein MAD2A, protein MTSTLKGITLKGSAELVAEFFSFGINSILYQRGIYPPESFTRVTHYDMSLQLTTDTKLKNYLTNVVSQLKEWLFECTVQKLVLVITCLETNEVLERWQFDIECDKSAKEISAPREKSIKTIQDEIRSVIRQVTATVTFLPLLETPCAFDLLVYTDKDLVVPEKWEESGPQIIDQSEEVRLRSFTTSIHKVNSMVAYKRTDSA, encoded by the exons ATGACTAGCACTTTGAAAGGAATCACTCTCAAAGGCAGCGCAGAGCTGGTGGCTGAGTTTTTCT CATTTGGCATTAACAGCATCCTCTACCAGCGGGGCATCTATCCTCCAGAGTCGTTCACCAGAGTCACCCACTATGACATGAGCCTTCAACTCACCACTGACACCAAGCTGAAGAACTACCTGACCAATGTGGTGTCTCAACTCAAAG AGTGGCTGTTTGAGTGCACTGTGCAGAAGCTGGTGTTGGTCATCACGTGTCTGGAAACAAACGAGGTGCTGGAGAGATGGCAGTTTGATATTGAGTGTGACAAGTCAGCCAAGGAGATCAG TGCTCCCAGAGAGAAGTCCATTAAAACCATCCAGGATGAGATCCGCTCTGTCATCAGACAGGTAACAGCCACAGTAACTTTCCTGCCGCTGCTGGAGACACCAT GTGCGTTTGACCTGCTGGTCTATACAGACAAGGACCTGGTGGTTCCAGAGAAGTGGGAGGAGTCTGGGCCACAGATCATCGACCAGTCAGAGGAAGTGCGTTTGCGCTCCTTTACCACCTCCATCCACAAAGTGAACAGCATGGTGGCATACAAGAGGACCGACTCAGCTTAA